From one Solanum lycopersicum chromosome 12, SLM_r2.1 genomic stretch:
- the LOC101268451 gene encoding indole-3-acetate O-methyltransferase 1-like isoform X1: MEVQTQSEKTTMMAGGGVNSPQSTSDNKDNVVVSNLKLERMLSMKGGKGEASYVNNSQAQGQHARSMLHLLKETLDGVQLIRSSDNDDIPFVIVDLGCSCGSNTVYIIDVIVEHMRKRFEKADQQIPEFSAFFCDLPSNDFNTLFQLLPPLANNGMEECLASNSHRSYFAAGVPGSFYRRLFPARSIDVFYSAFSLHWLSQVPDVVLDKQNVAYNKGRIYIHGANESTTKAYKKQFQSDLANFLCARSKEMKRGGSMFLVCLGRTSMDPIDQGGAGLLFGTHFQDAWDDLVQEGLITSEKRDNFNIPVYAPSIQDFKEVVEANGSFTINNLQVFRGGSPLVVNHPDDAAEVGRALAISCRSVSGVLVDAHIGEQLGDELFTRVERRAARHAKELIEKLQFFHIVASLSLV, from the exons ATGGAAGTCCAAACACAGAGTGAAAAAACTACTATGATGGCAGGAGGAGGAGTTAATTCTCCACAATCAACAA GTGATAACAAAGACAATGTTGTGGTATCCAATTTGAAGCTTGAGAGAATGCTTAGCATGAAAGGAGGCAAAGGTGAAGCTAGCTATGTCAACAATTCTCAAGCCCAG GGACAACATGCTCGATCAATGCTGCATTTATTGAAAGAAACCCTTGACGGAGTGCAGCTGATTCGTTCATCTGATAACGACGACATCCCCTTCGTGATAGTGGATTTAGGATGTTCTTGTGGAAGCAACACTGTTTACATCATCGACGTGATTGTTGAACACATGAGGAAGAGATTCGAAAAGGCAGATCAACAAATTCCAGAATTTTCCGCGTTTTTCTGTGACCTTCCGTCAAATGATTTCAACACACTGTTTCAGCTGTTGCCTCCGCTGGCTAATAATGGGATGGAGGAATGTTTAGCTTCCAATAGCCACCGCTCGTATTTTGCTGCCGGAGTTCCAGGTTCATTTTACCGGCGACTATTCCCGGCGAGATCCATTGACGTTTTCTACTCAGCTTTTTCATTGCACTGGCTTTCTCAG GTGCCGGATGTAGTGTTGGATAAGCAAAATGTTGCATACAACAAAGGAAGGATATACATCCATGGTGCAAATGAGAGCACAACCAAGGCCTACAAAAAGCAATTTCAAAGTGATTTGGCAAATTTCCTTTGTGCAAGGTCTAAAGAAATGAAGAGAGGTGGTTCCATGTTTTTAGTTTGCTTAGGAAGGACCTCTATGGATCCAATAGACCAAGGTGGGGCTGGACTTCTTTTTGGGACTCATTTTCAAGATGCTTGGGATGATCTTGTCCAAGAG GGTCTAATTACAAGTGAAAAGAGGGACAACTTTAACATCCCAGTGTATGCACCAAGTATACAAGATTTTAAGGAAGTGGTTGAAGCCAATGGCTCATTCACTATCAACAACCTTCAAGTTTTTAGGGGAGGGAGTCCTCTAGTTGTCAACCACCCCGACGATGCAGCTGAAGTCGGACGAGCCTTAGCCATCAGCTGCAGAAGTGTTAGTGGCGTCCTTGTCGACGCCCACATAGGTGAACAACTCGGGGACGAGCTGTTCACCAGAGTTGAGCGCCGAGCTGCACGCCATGCAAAAGAGCTCATTGAAAAACTTCAGTTTTTTCATATAGTTGCTTCCCTTTCTCTTGTGTAG
- the LOC101268451 gene encoding indole-3-acetate O-methyltransferase 1-like isoform X2, whose translation MMAGGGVNSPQSTSDNKDNVVVSNLKLERMLSMKGGKGEASYVNNSQAQGQHARSMLHLLKETLDGVQLIRSSDNDDIPFVIVDLGCSCGSNTVYIIDVIVEHMRKRFEKADQQIPEFSAFFCDLPSNDFNTLFQLLPPLANNGMEECLASNSHRSYFAAGVPGSFYRRLFPARSIDVFYSAFSLHWLSQVPDVVLDKQNVAYNKGRIYIHGANESTTKAYKKQFQSDLANFLCARSKEMKRGGSMFLVCLGRTSMDPIDQGGAGLLFGTHFQDAWDDLVQEGLITSEKRDNFNIPVYAPSIQDFKEVVEANGSFTINNLQVFRGGSPLVVNHPDDAAEVGRALAISCRSVSGVLVDAHIGEQLGDELFTRVERRAARHAKELIEKLQFFHIVASLSLV comes from the exons ATGATGGCAGGAGGAGGAGTTAATTCTCCACAATCAACAA GTGATAACAAAGACAATGTTGTGGTATCCAATTTGAAGCTTGAGAGAATGCTTAGCATGAAAGGAGGCAAAGGTGAAGCTAGCTATGTCAACAATTCTCAAGCCCAG GGACAACATGCTCGATCAATGCTGCATTTATTGAAAGAAACCCTTGACGGAGTGCAGCTGATTCGTTCATCTGATAACGACGACATCCCCTTCGTGATAGTGGATTTAGGATGTTCTTGTGGAAGCAACACTGTTTACATCATCGACGTGATTGTTGAACACATGAGGAAGAGATTCGAAAAGGCAGATCAACAAATTCCAGAATTTTCCGCGTTTTTCTGTGACCTTCCGTCAAATGATTTCAACACACTGTTTCAGCTGTTGCCTCCGCTGGCTAATAATGGGATGGAGGAATGTTTAGCTTCCAATAGCCACCGCTCGTATTTTGCTGCCGGAGTTCCAGGTTCATTTTACCGGCGACTATTCCCGGCGAGATCCATTGACGTTTTCTACTCAGCTTTTTCATTGCACTGGCTTTCTCAG GTGCCGGATGTAGTGTTGGATAAGCAAAATGTTGCATACAACAAAGGAAGGATATACATCCATGGTGCAAATGAGAGCACAACCAAGGCCTACAAAAAGCAATTTCAAAGTGATTTGGCAAATTTCCTTTGTGCAAGGTCTAAAGAAATGAAGAGAGGTGGTTCCATGTTTTTAGTTTGCTTAGGAAGGACCTCTATGGATCCAATAGACCAAGGTGGGGCTGGACTTCTTTTTGGGACTCATTTTCAAGATGCTTGGGATGATCTTGTCCAAGAG GGTCTAATTACAAGTGAAAAGAGGGACAACTTTAACATCCCAGTGTATGCACCAAGTATACAAGATTTTAAGGAAGTGGTTGAAGCCAATGGCTCATTCACTATCAACAACCTTCAAGTTTTTAGGGGAGGGAGTCCTCTAGTTGTCAACCACCCCGACGATGCAGCTGAAGTCGGACGAGCCTTAGCCATCAGCTGCAGAAGTGTTAGTGGCGTCCTTGTCGACGCCCACATAGGTGAACAACTCGGGGACGAGCTGTTCACCAGAGTTGAGCGCCGAGCTGCACGCCATGCAAAAGAGCTCATTGAAAAACTTCAGTTTTTTCATATAGTTGCTTCCCTTTCTCTTGTGTAG
- the LOC101268451 gene encoding indole-3-acetate O-methyltransferase 1-like isoform X3: MLSMKGGKGEASYVNNSQAQGQHARSMLHLLKETLDGVQLIRSSDNDDIPFVIVDLGCSCGSNTVYIIDVIVEHMRKRFEKADQQIPEFSAFFCDLPSNDFNTLFQLLPPLANNGMEECLASNSHRSYFAAGVPGSFYRRLFPARSIDVFYSAFSLHWLSQVPDVVLDKQNVAYNKGRIYIHGANESTTKAYKKQFQSDLANFLCARSKEMKRGGSMFLVCLGRTSMDPIDQGGAGLLFGTHFQDAWDDLVQEGLITSEKRDNFNIPVYAPSIQDFKEVVEANGSFTINNLQVFRGGSPLVVNHPDDAAEVGRALAISCRSVSGVLVDAHIGEQLGDELFTRVERRAARHAKELIEKLQFFHIVASLSLV; this comes from the exons ATGCTTAGCATGAAAGGAGGCAAAGGTGAAGCTAGCTATGTCAACAATTCTCAAGCCCAG GGACAACATGCTCGATCAATGCTGCATTTATTGAAAGAAACCCTTGACGGAGTGCAGCTGATTCGTTCATCTGATAACGACGACATCCCCTTCGTGATAGTGGATTTAGGATGTTCTTGTGGAAGCAACACTGTTTACATCATCGACGTGATTGTTGAACACATGAGGAAGAGATTCGAAAAGGCAGATCAACAAATTCCAGAATTTTCCGCGTTTTTCTGTGACCTTCCGTCAAATGATTTCAACACACTGTTTCAGCTGTTGCCTCCGCTGGCTAATAATGGGATGGAGGAATGTTTAGCTTCCAATAGCCACCGCTCGTATTTTGCTGCCGGAGTTCCAGGTTCATTTTACCGGCGACTATTCCCGGCGAGATCCATTGACGTTTTCTACTCAGCTTTTTCATTGCACTGGCTTTCTCAG GTGCCGGATGTAGTGTTGGATAAGCAAAATGTTGCATACAACAAAGGAAGGATATACATCCATGGTGCAAATGAGAGCACAACCAAGGCCTACAAAAAGCAATTTCAAAGTGATTTGGCAAATTTCCTTTGTGCAAGGTCTAAAGAAATGAAGAGAGGTGGTTCCATGTTTTTAGTTTGCTTAGGAAGGACCTCTATGGATCCAATAGACCAAGGTGGGGCTGGACTTCTTTTTGGGACTCATTTTCAAGATGCTTGGGATGATCTTGTCCAAGAG GGTCTAATTACAAGTGAAAAGAGGGACAACTTTAACATCCCAGTGTATGCACCAAGTATACAAGATTTTAAGGAAGTGGTTGAAGCCAATGGCTCATTCACTATCAACAACCTTCAAGTTTTTAGGGGAGGGAGTCCTCTAGTTGTCAACCACCCCGACGATGCAGCTGAAGTCGGACGAGCCTTAGCCATCAGCTGCAGAAGTGTTAGTGGCGTCCTTGTCGACGCCCACATAGGTGAACAACTCGGGGACGAGCTGTTCACCAGAGTTGAGCGCCGAGCTGCACGCCATGCAAAAGAGCTCATTGAAAAACTTCAGTTTTTTCATATAGTTGCTTCCCTTTCTCTTGTGTAG
- the LOC101266396 gene encoding uncharacterized protein: MAQFKHAFGDRKDMCVVSDRNESIMKSVRIVFPDVPHYACIWHLWKNVCGNFKRSRKAISDLFYSMAKAYRKEDFDKLMSKVDRIDHRVKEYLEYAGYEKWSRVHATVNRGRMMTSNIAECINGCLIEARQLTILEFLEEVRILFGSWHCKNREVASYTKDTLGRKFEELLIINAAKSSKMEVVPSSEFIFSVYENGRRYIVCLEWKVCCCGRFQLDEIPCSHAIAVLKKKNVTDMNLYCSDYYKPDALAKTYEIPMVPMPDKKDWSDPKHVVAETVYPPRYRRSSGRPRKRRRKNADEKISVNTNCCGQEGHNRRTCTFYPKEK, from the exons atggcgcag TTCAAACATGCATTTGGCGATAGAAAAGATATGTGTGTTGTTTCAGATAGAAATGAGAGTATCATGAAGAGTGTAAGGATTGTGTTCCCCGATGTACCTCATTATGCATGCATCTGGCATCTTTGGAAGAATGTATGTGGAAACTTCAAAAGGAGCAGAAAGGCCATAAGTGATCTATTCTACTCTATGGCCAAGGCATATAGAAAGGAAGATTTTGATAAGTTGATGTCTAAGGTTGATAGAATTGATCACAGGGTTAAGGAGTACCTTGAATATGCAGGTTACGAAAAGTGGTCAAGAGTTCATGCAACAGTAAACAGAGGTAGAATGATGACTTCAAACATTGCAGAATGTATCAATGGTTGTCTTATTGAAGCACGCCAATTAACTATATTAGAATTCTTGGAAGAGGTTAGAATTCTTTTTGGATCTTGGCATTGCAAAAACAGAGAAGTAGCCTCATACACAAAGGACACATTAGGTAGAAAATTTGAGGAATTGTTGATTATAAACGCGGCTAAAAGTTCAAAAATGGAG GTTGTTCCATCATCTGAGTTTATTTTCTCAGTTTATGAAAATGGAAGAAGATATATTGTTTGTCTTGAGTGGAAAGTATGTTGTTGTGGTAGATTTCAACTAGATGAGATACCTTGTTCACATGCAATCGCtgtattgaaaaaaaagaatgtcaccGATATGAATCTGTATTGCTCTGATTATTACAAGCCTGATGCGTTggcaaaaacatatgaaattccAATGGTGCCAATGCCAGATAAGAAAGATTGGTCAGATCCTAAACACGTGGTAGCTGAAACTGTGTATCCACCTAGATACAGAAGATCATCTGGAcgaccaagaaaaagaagaagaaagaatgcaGATGAAAAGATTTCGGTGAACACAAACTGTTGTGGACAAGAAGGGCACAAcagaagaacttgtactttctaCCCAAAAGAGAAGTGA
- the LOC138340704 gene encoding uncharacterized protein, translating to MQSISKENINFQDDTSTFQSDKQTSQQIPVDLDDMGGVAEDGGGFSGKNGEHHIVDDAGDVYVDGVGVSVNEGEPIVSDNPKDGDAHQSHQDLNEHIMDQAVDDNVHHNIPHVLPEKIITDSSDSSTSTTISPSTQAAIDALIKDLGKDATNARPLYSYDPKNITSSQYLLTDSQLPTEIPITEIAVKTDAVTPAHRNRMPSRRIQSPYCTSFGSSEKGKEKLKDMARLHFPFEGCGIADKVSPKLIEDYMNWLLRGLLKNHNNKNPSDDKYRSRSSSFGFMMMDFVVAFPMNKNWFYAMSQPNKCWSDEHIDVIFYYLRKKSKLCSMDQYRYTTTHCLFMSHVKNCYDRNYMDDDDDSLTTQEHIDRASVVSVHERLIRVFDSSISTRKQTIPHDIKILSKMLPSYLLDNGFFEENERTKFADCQAYKDNNNGSLLEPQVPFMIEFAQDIPTQESDSLDCGLYVTAFAEYISDQINISYVDFNPDYLRQRYGALLWSYGSEKAKCGYVSDNDDPPKFRGVVTPPPEEDLVHIA from the exons ATGCAATCTATTAGCAAAGAGAACATCAATTTTCAGGATGATACAAGCACATTTCAGTCTGACAAACAAACATCTCAGCAAATACCAGTTGATCTCGATGATATGGGTGGTGTAGCTGAGGATGGTGGTGGTTTTTCTGGTAAAAATGGTGAGCATCATATCGTCGACGATGCAGGGGATGTCTATGTGGATGGTGTTGGTGTTTCCGTAAATGAGGGTGAACCAATAGTCAGTGATAATCCAAAG GATGGTGATGCACATCAGTCGCACCAAGATTTAAATGAACATATCATGGACCAAGCCGTTGACGACAATGTTCATCACAACATCCCTCATGTGTTGCCCGAAAAAATAATAACGGATTCATCG GATTCTTCAACTTCAACAACAATATCGCCATCCACTCAAGCAGCAATAGATGCGCTTATCAAAGATTTGGGTAAAGATGCTACCAATGCTAGACCATTATATTCTTACGATCCAAAGAATATAACTAGCAGCCAATACTTGTTGACCGACAGTCAATTACCCACTGAAATTCCAATAACGGAGATTGCTGTTAAAACTGATGCAGTCACTCCTGCGCATAGAAATAGAATGCCTTCGAGAAGGATTCAATCTCCATATTGtacttcttttgggtcaagcgagaagggaaaagagaaattgaaggatATGGCTCGACTCCATTTCCCGTTTGAAGGATGTGGCATTGCAGATAAAGTTTCGCCGAAACTGATTGAGGATTACATGAATTGGTTGTTGAGGGGGCttctaaaaaatcataacaataa GAACCCATCGGACGATAAATACAGATCAAGATCTTCTTCTTTTGGATTTATGatgatggactttgttgttgctTTTCCAATGAACAAGAATTGGTTTTATGCCATGTCACAGCCAAACAAGTGTTGGTCTGATGAG CACATCGATGTGATTTTTTACTACCTtcgtaaaaaatcaaaactttgcaGCATGGATCAATACAGATACACAACAACCCACTGTTTGTTCATGTCACATGTAAAAAACTGTTATGATAGAAATTACatggacgatgatgatgatagtcTTACTACACAAGAACATATTGATCGAGCTTCAGTTGTATCTGTACATGAGAG GTTGATAAGGGTTTTTGACTCATCAATTAGCACAAGGAAACAAACAATTCCTCATGATATCAAGATATTGTCTAAAATGCTTCCTTCATACCTACTTGACAAtggattttttgaagaaaatgaacgCACAAAATTTGCTGATTGTCAAGCATATAAAGACAACAATAATGGCTCACTTCTGGAGCCTCAAGTTCCTTTCATGATAGAATTTGCACAAGACATCCCTACACAGGAAAGCGATAGCCT AGACTGTGGGTTATATGTTACTGCATTTGCCGAGTATATCAGTGACCAAATCAATATATCTTATGTTGATTTTAATCCTGATTACCTGCGTCAAAGATATGGAGCATTGCTGTGGAGTTATGGAAGTGAGAAGGCTAAGTGCGGATATGTTAGCGATAATGATGATCCACCAAAATTCAGGGGCGTAGTCACACCACCACCAGAAGAAGATTTAGTTCACATAGCGTAG
- the LOC104644920 gene encoding uncharacterized protein, with the protein MDLSINRRIYDSDDDNWKENRKKSLHDPMNLQKDSNKDHGETSKVVKIQQKGKKEAANTVVRPTLTRLYFYIVLIWDFIFKLQPLKYKIKKIPTHPIRFAVNFNNNFLKDFEKYVGDNVIQMFKDTIFGPFLDISKCNFQGQITKCLLLLELEQSNPNVLHIRHSNGCVLKFGIDEFALLTGLKVRGNTNDFKYPEQTNCMLFKKYFSGAVNSVTKHQLVQRFKMGNWESNQDALQMSILFFIHTFVLATIDNTTISIVDFLMVEDGRYQHFPWGQLSFSKLIGSLRQDFDVSKKLYRLYGMPYALNVWIYECASNLNSEIAVRERNVIPRICNWRVVSEKAKFEMLMSTIFQKNACSNIVPTAEEIEAFDIAQVEHAHSTSISLVQPNEEHDLDDFSTKPPEQLLRTYSRVSDTSPPSPPKRRKKSIIQKKKVSEQKQPDQSNVSPTPDDDVHVSMSSLPQHSDVDDVHGSVPQVSPKSAADVHGSVPDVSQNPAADVHGYADSQNVNNIIPHIEELKGYLRNYVSKLFCNF; encoded by the exons ATGGATCTTTCaattaatagaaggatatatgattccgacgatgataattggaaagaaaataggaaaaagtctttgcatgatcctatgaatcttcaaaaggattcaaacaaagaccATGGCGAAACATCAAAGGTTgtaaaaatacaacaaaaagggaaaaaagaggCAGCAAACACTGTTGTTAGGCCTACATTGACTCGG ttATATTTCTATATCGTTTTAATTTGggattttattttcaaattgcagCCACTGaagtacaagattaaaaagatacCAACACATCCCATAAGGTTTGCTGTCAACTTTAACAACAATTTcctaaaggactttgaaaaataCGTGGGGGACAATGTTATCCAAATGTTTAAGGATACAATTTTTGGACCCTTTTTAGACATTTCTAAATGTAATTTTCAGGGCCAAATAACTAAGTGCTTATTGCTTTTAGAATTGGAACAAAGCAACCCTAATGTGTTGCATATTAGACATTCCAACGGGTGTGTCCTAAAATTTGGTATAGATGAATTTGCATTATTAACAGGACTTAAGGTCAGAGGAAATACCAATGATTTCAAATACCCAGAACAAACTAATTGTAtgctttttaaaaagtatttctCTGGTGCAGTCAATAGTGTTACAAAGCATCAACTAGTTCAAAGGTTTAAGATGGGTAATTGGGAGAGCAATCAGGATGCACTCCAAATGTCTATACTGTTCTTTATTCATACATTTGTATTAGCTACTATTGATAATACAACGATATCTATTGTCGACTTTCTAATGGTTGAAGatggtagatatcaacattttcctTGGGGTCAACTATCATTTTCCAAACTAATTGGTTCACTTAGACAGGATTTTGACGTTAGTAAAAAGTTGTACCGATTATATGGGATGCCATATGCACTAAATGTTTGGATATACGAATGTGCATCCAATTTAAATTCAGAAATAGCTGTGAGAGAACGCAATGTCATCCCAAGAATATGCAATTGGAGAGTTGTGTCTGAAAAGGCAAAGTTTGAAATGCTTATGTCCACCAttttccaaaag AATGCATGTTCAAACATTGTCCCAACAGCAGAGGAAATTGAAGCTTTTGATATTGCTCAAGTTGAACATGCTCATTCTACATCAATATCATTAGTACAACCAAACGAGGAACATGatttagatgatttctccacaAAACCGCCCGAACAGTTATTGAGGACATATTCTAGAGTGTCTGATACATCTCCTCCATCACcgccaaaaagaagaaaaaaatcgattattcaaaaaaagaagGTGTCAGAACAGAAACAGCCTGATCAATCAAATGTGTCTCCGACACCGGATGATGATGTACATGTTTCCATGTCAAGTCTGCCTCAACATTCGGATGTTGATGATGTACATGGTTCTGTTCCACAAGTGTCACCGAAATCGGCTGCTGATGTACATGGTTCTGTTCCAGACGTTTCTCAGAACCCGGCTGCTGATGTTCATGGATATGCAGATTCACAGAATGTCAACAATATAATTCCTCATATTGAAGAGTTGAAAGGATATTTGAGAAATTACgtaagtaaattattttgtaatttttaa
- the LOC101264098 gene encoding L-aspartate oxidase 2-a, chloroplastic, whose product MATGIASGSGQLYLREHVYRRSSYGKAHCHSTVILSSMQNQIHWSSWISKLLQVDRSNYSQCQVKTNRKSHRGTIKSCQREGSTRYFDFAVIGSGIAGLRYALEVAKHGSVAVITKAEPHESNTNYAQGGVSAVLCPKDSVENHMKDTIVAGAYLCDEEIVRVVCTEGPERIRELIAMGASFDHGEDGNLHLAREGGHSHRRIVHAADMTGREIGRALLEAVVKDPNIYVFQHHFAIDLLTTQDGSDIVCHGIDTINTETQEVIRFISKVTLLASGGAGHIYPSTTNPPVATGDGIAMAHRAQAVISNMEFVQFHPTALADEGLPIRPSNARENAFLITEAVRGDGGILYNLDMERFMPSYDERAELAPRDVVARSIDDQLKKRGEEYVLLDISHKPKEKILSHFPNIAAECLRYGLDITQQPIPVVPAAHYMCGGVRAGLEGETNVRGLYVAGEVACTGLHGANRLASNSLAEALVFARRAVKPSIDHMNLSKIGHSASNWWPRPVAPLLLGDTVVNKVIRQTREVRKELQSIMWEYVGIVRSTSRLTLAETRIIELELKWERYLFQHGWEPTMVGLEACEMRNLFCCAKLVVSSALSRHESRGLHYTIDFPHVEESKRLPTVIFPSQLNSSRQLHKQQIC is encoded by the exons ATGGCAACTGGTATAGCTTCAGGAAGCGGGCAATTATATTTGAGGGAGCATGTCTATCGGAGGAGTAGCTATGGAAAAGCTCATTGTCATTCCACTGTGATCCTGAGCAGCATGCAAAACCAAATCCATTG GTCTTCTTGGATTTCCAAACTCTTACAAGTTGATAGAAGTAACTATTCACAATGTCAAGTGAAAACAAACCGGAAGTCTCACAGAGGAACAATCAAATCATGCCAGAGAGAAGGCTCAACAAGGTATTTTGATTTTGCTGTGATTGGTAGTGGCATTGCTGGCCTTCGATATGCTCTTGAGGTTGCCAAACATGGATCTGTGGCTGTGATAACCAAGGCCGAGCCTCATGAGAGTAACACTAACTATGCTCAAGGTGGTGTAAGTGCTGTGCTCTGCCCTAAGGATTCAGTGGAGAACCACATGAAAGATACAATTGTGGCAGGTGCTTACCTCTGTGATGAGGAGATTGTTAGA GTTGTGTGCACTGAAGGACCTGAGAGAATTAGAGAACTGATTGCTATGGGTGCTTCGTTCGATCATGGGGAGGATGGCAATCTGCATCTAGCCAGGGAAGGGGGCCACTCCCATCGCCGAATTGTCCATGCTGCTGATATGACAGGCAGAGAGATAGGAAGGGCCCTATTAGAGGCGGTTGTTAAGGATCCTAATATATATGTGTTTCAACACCATTTTGCAATAGATTTGTTGACCACCCAG GATGGTTCTGACATAGTTTGTCACGGAATTGATACTATAAACACAGAAACACAGGAG GTCATAAGATTCATTTCAAAAGTGACTTTGCTGGCATCAGGTGGAGCTGGACATATCTATCCAAGCACTACTAATCCGCCA GTTGCCACTGGAGATGGAATAGCTATGGCTCATCGAGCTCAAGCTGTAATTTCCAACATGGA GTTTGTGCAATTCCACCCGACTGCCTTGGCTGATGAAGGCCTTCCCATCAGACCATCAAATGCCAGAGAGAATGCTTTTCTGATAACTGAAGCTGTCAGAGGTGATGGAGGCATTCTTTACAACTTAGATATGGAGAGATTCATGCCATCGTATGATGAAAGAGCCGAGCTTGCCCCAAGAGATGTGGTAGCAAGAAGTATTGATGACCAGCTCAAAAAGCGTGGTGAAGAGTATGTTCTTCTTGATATCAGTCACAAGCCCAAAGAGAAGATTCTTTCTCATTTTCCTAACATAGCTGCTGAGTGTCTCCGCTATGGGTTAGACATAACACAGCAGCCGATTCCAGTGGTTCCCGCAGCTCACTACATGTGTGGTGGAGTCCGTGCTGGGCTCGAAGGTGAGACTAATGTACGAGGTCTTTATGTGGCAGGTGAAGTTGCATGTACTGGTTTGCATGGTGCAAACCGACTTGCTAGCAACTCCTTGGCTGAAGCACTAGTGTTTGCACGAAGAGCTGTAAAGCCTTCAATAGATCACATGAACCTTTCTAAAATCGGTCACAGTGCTTCAAATTGGTGGCCGCGGCCTGTAGCACCCTTGTTACTAGGAGATACAGTAGTTAACAAAGTCATTCGTCAGACAAGGGAAGTGAGGAAAGAACTACAGTCAATCATGTGGGAATACGTTGGAATTGTTCGGTCTACCTCACGACTAACCCTTGCAGAAACCAGAATCATAGAGTTGGAGTTAAAATGGGAACGATACCTATTTCAGCATGGGTGGGAACCGACTATGGTTGGTTTAGAGGCTTGCGAGATGAGGAATCTCTTCTGTTGTGCCAAGCTGGTTGTTAGCAGTGCCCTTTCGCGACATGAGAGTCGTGGGCTTCATTATACCATTGACTTCCCTCACGTCGAGGAAAGCAAGAGGTTGCCTACAGTAATTTTTCCTTCACAGCTAAATAGCTCGCGGCAATTACATAAGCAGCAGATATGTTAG